The following is a genomic window from Halobacterium sp. R2-5.
TGAAGACGCCCGCAGGCTGCTCGTCGACGGACATTCACGAGCGTGCGAGCGAACTCGAAGCACTGTAGGCGGGACTGTTCTCGTGGGTTTCGCGTTCGCGGCGGAGCGGAGCCGTGGGCTCAGGCGTCCTTGGAGAGAACGGGGATGAACGCGCGCTGTTCGGCCAGCACGTCGGGGTCGAGGTCGGCCACGAGCGTGCGCTCGTCGCGGTTGAGCGCGGCGCTGACGGCGCCGTCCGGCCGCACGACCGCGGACTTCCCGGCGTAGTCGACGGCGCGGGCGTCCGGGAGGTCACGCCGGCCGGTGCGGCCACAGCCCACGACCCAGCGGACGCCGTCGAGCGCGCGGGCGCGCAGGAGGAGCCGCCAGTTCTCGCTGTGCTCGCCGGGCCACGCGCCGACGACGAAGAGGGCGTCGGCGCGATCGCGGGCGAACGCCGCGCTCACGTCCACGAAGTTGAGGTCGTAGCAGGTCACGAGCCCGGTCTCCCCGACTGGGGTCTCGACGGTCACGGCCTCGTCGCCGGCGGCGAGCACGTCGGCCTCGCCGCTCCAGAGGTTCCGCTTCCGGTAGTACGCGCGCTCACCGTCGCTGTCGACGTAGACGACGGTGTTGTAGTAGTCGTCGCCGGCGTCCTCGACGAACCCGGCGAGGAGACTCACGCCGTAGTCGGCGGCGGAGGCGGCGAGGCGGTCGAGTTCGTCGCCGTCGCGGGCGAGCGCGGCGTCGTAGACGCGGTCGTCGGCGACGAACCCCGTGAGCGCGTACTCGGGGAACAGCGCGACGTCCACGCGGGCGTCGAGGGCGGCGAGCCGTTCGCCGACGGTGGCGAGGTTGGCGGCCGGGTCGAGGTCCGCGACGTCGGTCTGACAGGCGGCGACGGTCGGTGTCGGCACGCCGCCGAGTCGGCGCGCAGCCGGCAAAAACCCGGCGGATGTGTTTTAATACGAATTTGAGTAAAGTCTTTACCCGGGGCGCGCCAACCTCGGAGTATGGAACGAGAGGCCATCCGTCGCCGGGAGCGACTGTACGCGGGCGGCGAGTGGGTCGCGGGGCCGGACACCTTCCCCGTGACCGACCTCGCCGACGGCGGCACGTTCGCGGAGGTCGCCGCGGCCGACGAGGCGGCCGCCGAGCGGGCGCTCGCCGCCGCGGAGGACGCGAAGGCGACTCTCCGAGAGACCACGATTCCGCAGCGCTGCGAGTGGCTGCAGGCCATCGCCGACGGCCTGCGCGACCGCAAGACCGAGCTCGCCGAGGTCATCGTCCGCGAGGCCGGCAAGCCCATCTCGTCGGCGCGCGGCGAGGTCGACGCCGCCGCCGAGCGCTTCGAGCGCGCGAAAGAGGAGATCCGTCACCTCAAGGGCGAGTACCGCGAGGGCACGACGAGCGGCCACGAGGGCTGGAAGGCCATCGTGAAACACGAGCCCGTCGGCGCGGTGCTCTGCATCACGCCGTACAACTACCCGCTCGCGACGACCGCGCTCCAGGTCGCGCCCGCGCTCGCCGCGGGCAACGCCGTCGTCCTCAAGCCCGCGAGCAAGACGCCCGTGAGTGCGGCCATCCTCGCGGAGATCGTCGACGAGGCCGGGCTGCCGGACGGCGCGTTCAACTTCGTGCCCGGGAAGGCCAGCGCCATCGGCGACAAGCTGGCGGGCGACGAGCGCGTGAACGCCATCGCGATGACCGGCTCCTCGGGCGCGGGCAAGCACGTCGCCTACGAGTCCGGGATGGTGAACCTCCACATGGAGCTCGGCGGGAACGCGCCCGCCGTCGTCTTCGAGGACGCCGACCTCGACGAGGCCGCGGCCGCGGCCGCGAAGGGGTCGCTGAAGTACGCCGGCCAGCGCTGCTCGGCGGTCTCGCGCGTGCTCGCTCACGACTCCGTCCACGACGACCTCGTCGAGCGCATCGACGCCGGGATGGACGACTGGGTGCAGGGCGACCTCTTCGACGAGGACACGGCTCTCGGCCCGCTCGTCAGCGAAGACCAGGCCGACTGGGTCGAGGAGCTGGTGGAGGACGCCGTCGACCGCGGCGCGACCGTCGTGCGCGGCGGCGACCGGTACGAGGAAGCCGAGGGCGTCCACGTCTTCGAGCCGACGCTGCTCGCCGACGTCCCCCAGGACGCCCGCATCGTCCACGAGGAGCAGTTCGGGCCCGTCTGCGCCGTGACGACGTTCGGTGACGACGACGAGGCGCTCGAAATCGCGAACCGCTCGGACCTCGCGCTCGACGCCTGCGTGTTCACGAGCGACTACGACCGCGCGCTCGAAATGGCCGAGCAGATCGACGCGGGCGCGGTCCGCGTCAACGGCGCCCCCTCCCACGGGCTCGGCGACATCCCGTTCGGCGGGAACGAGGACTCCGGCATCGGCCGCGAGGGCCTCGACGCCACCATCCGCGAGTTCGTCCGGAAGAAGTCCATCATTCTGTAGCGCGGCATCCGGCGGGGAACGTCCCTACGCGACGAGCAGCGGGAGCATCGCGACGACGCCCACGAGGAGGCCGGTGGCGAGTTCGCGGCGGCCGTCGTTCGGGAGCCGG
Proteins encoded in this region:
- a CDS encoding nitrilase-related carbon-nitrogen hydrolase encodes the protein MPTPTVAACQTDVADLDPAANLATVGERLAALDARVDVALFPEYALTGFVADDRVYDAALARDGDELDRLAASAADYGVSLLAGFVEDAGDDYYNTVVYVDSDGERAYYRKRNLWSGEADVLAAGDEAVTVETPVGETGLVTCYDLNFVDVSAAFARDRADALFVVGAWPGEHSENWRLLLRARALDGVRWVVGCGRTGRRDLPDARAVDYAGKSAVVRPDGAVSAALNRDERTLVADLDPDVLAEQRAFIPVLSKDA
- a CDS encoding aldehyde dehydrogenase family protein, yielding MEREAIRRRERLYAGGEWVAGPDTFPVTDLADGGTFAEVAAADEAAAERALAAAEDAKATLRETTIPQRCEWLQAIADGLRDRKTELAEVIVREAGKPISSARGEVDAAAERFERAKEEIRHLKGEYREGTTSGHEGWKAIVKHEPVGAVLCITPYNYPLATTALQVAPALAAGNAVVLKPASKTPVSAAILAEIVDEAGLPDGAFNFVPGKASAIGDKLAGDERVNAIAMTGSSGAGKHVAYESGMVNLHMELGGNAPAVVFEDADLDEAAAAAAKGSLKYAGQRCSAVSRVLAHDSVHDDLVERIDAGMDDWVQGDLFDEDTALGPLVSEDQADWVEELVEDAVDRGATVVRGGDRYEEAEGVHVFEPTLLADVPQDARIVHEEQFGPVCAVTTFGDDDEALEIANRSDLALDACVFTSDYDRALEMAEQIDAGAVRVNGAPSHGLGDIPFGGNEDSGIGREGLDATIREFVRKKSIIL